One part of the Candidatus Krumholzibacteriia bacterium genome encodes these proteins:
- a CDS encoding arylsulfatase, protein MKRTLVLGLAFIALYAVSAVAQDKKPNILVIWGDDIGGFNVSAYNMGVMGYKTPNIDRIAQEGVLFTDWYGQQSCTAGRAAFITGQSPIRTGLTKVGLPGAPEGMRKEDPTIATLLKAQGYMTGQFGKNHLGDRDEMLPTAHGFDEFFGNLYHLNAEEEPENPDYPRNPEFKKKFGPRGVIHSFADGRITDTGPLTRKRMETIDDEVTAKALDFMQRAKDEDKPFFIWWNSTRMHIWTHLKPESVGKTGLGVYPDGMVEHDAHVGQVLAKLKELGLEENTIVMYSTDNGAETMSWPDGGTTMFRGEKNTNWEGGYRVPCLIRWPGVIKPGTVINEVGAHEDMLPTLLAAAGDATVREDLIKGRKVGKSSYKVHLDGYNLMPALRGEAEWPRKEFIYWTDDGSVAALRYNHWKMVFLEQRGHGFDVWQEPFVELRLPKLFNLRSDPFERADHEGMGYAQWRIDRAFLIAPAAAYVGQWLQSFREFPPRQKPGSFNLDKVMEAVTKPAHAGN, encoded by the coding sequence ATGAAGAGGACTCTCGTGCTTGGACTGGCGTTCATTGCGTTGTACGCAGTGAGTGCCGTTGCCCAGGACAAAAAGCCGAATATTCTTGTGATCTGGGGCGACGACATCGGTGGTTTCAACGTGAGCGCGTACAACATGGGCGTCATGGGCTACAAGACGCCCAATATCGACCGTATCGCACAGGAAGGTGTCCTGTTCACGGACTGGTACGGGCAGCAGAGCTGTACCGCCGGCCGTGCCGCGTTCATTACCGGGCAGTCGCCCATCCGCACCGGGCTCACCAAGGTGGGGCTTCCCGGTGCCCCCGAAGGCATGCGCAAGGAGGATCCGACCATCGCCACCCTGCTCAAGGCACAGGGCTACATGACGGGGCAGTTCGGCAAGAACCACCTCGGCGACCGCGACGAGATGCTCCCGACGGCGCACGGTTTCGATGAGTTCTTCGGAAATCTCTACCACCTCAACGCCGAGGAAGAGCCCGAGAACCCGGACTATCCCAGGAACCCCGAGTTCAAGAAAAAGTTTGGACCACGCGGTGTGATCCACAGCTTTGCCGACGGCAGGATCACCGACACGGGTCCGCTGACCCGCAAGCGCATGGAGACGATCGATGACGAAGTCACCGCGAAGGCGCTCGATTTCATGCAGCGCGCGAAGGACGAGGACAAGCCGTTCTTCATCTGGTGGAATTCGACGCGCATGCACATCTGGACCCATCTCAAGCCGGAATCCGTTGGCAAGACCGGGCTGGGTGTCTACCCCGACGGTATGGTCGAGCACGACGCGCACGTCGGGCAGGTTCTCGCAAAGTTGAAGGAACTGGGCCTGGAAGAGAACACCATCGTGATGTACTCCACCGACAACGGTGCCGAGACGATGAGCTGGCCCGACGGCGGCACCACCATGTTCCGCGGGGAGAAGAACACCAACTGGGAGGGCGGCTATCGCGTTCCGTGCCTGATCCGCTGGCCCGGGGTCATCAAGCCCGGCACGGTCATCAACGAGGTCGGCGCGCACGAGGATATGCTGCCCACGTTGCTCGCCGCGGCGGGTGACGCGACGGTGAGGGAAGACCTGATCAAGGGCCGAAAGGTCGGCAAGTCGAGCTACAAGGTCCACCTCGACGGGTACAACCTGATGCCGGCGCTCAGAGGCGAGGCAGAATGGCCGCGCAAGGAGTTCATCTACTGGACCGACGACGGCAGTGTGGCGGCGCTGCGCTACAACCACTGGAAGATGGTCTTCCTGGAGCAGCGAGGCCATGGGTTCGATGTGTGGCAGGAGCCGTTCGTGGAACTCCGCCTTCCCAAGCTGTTCAACCTGCGCAGCGACCCCTTCGAGCGTGCGGATCACGAAGGGATGGGCTATGCGCAGTGGCGAATCGACCGCGCCTTCCTGATCGCCCCCGCCGCTGCCTATGTCGGTCAATGGCTCCAGAGCTTCAGGGAGTTCCCTCCCCGCCAGAAGCCGGGCAGCTTCAACCTGGACAAGGTGATGGAAGCCGTTACCAAACCGGCGCACGCAGGCAACTGA
- the purQ gene encoding phosphoribosylformylglycinamidine synthase I, translated as MPARVLIIQFPGVNCEYESKRVVESVGLKAEIRRWNDAADAVRRADAVLLPGGWSYQDRIRAGVVAAKDAVLDEVVAAADRGVPVIGICNGAQVLVETGIVPGFDAGRIDVALAPNIMTGRVGYYCNWVHLKKGPAQCIFTDFMSERPNDPLPIPLAHGEGRFVTSDDGVRDHLAKGDGVAVVYCTRKGEIATAFPDNPNGAQFAIAGLTNPKGNVLAIMPHPERAAWAHQVPRRVGGMWGRSRDGVGTKELFSPGPGRGFFESLRRALV; from the coding sequence ATGCCGGCACGTGTCCTCATCATTCAATTCCCGGGTGTGAACTGCGAGTACGAGAGCAAGCGCGTCGTCGAGTCGGTGGGACTCAAGGCGGAGATCCGCCGCTGGAACGACGCCGCCGACGCCGTGCGGCGCGCGGACGCGGTGCTGCTGCCCGGTGGCTGGTCGTACCAGGACCGCATTCGCGCCGGCGTGGTGGCGGCCAAGGACGCCGTGTTGGACGAGGTGGTGGCGGCGGCGGACCGTGGCGTGCCGGTGATCGGCATTTGCAACGGCGCGCAGGTGCTGGTGGAGACCGGCATCGTGCCGGGCTTCGACGCGGGCAGGATTGATGTCGCCCTGGCCCCGAACATCATGACCGGGCGCGTGGGCTACTACTGCAACTGGGTGCACCTCAAGAAGGGCCCGGCGCAATGCATCTTCACGGATTTCATGAGCGAGCGCCCCAACGACCCGCTGCCCATTCCGCTGGCGCACGGCGAGGGGCGTTTCGTAACTTCCGATGACGGCGTGCGCGACCACCTTGCGAAGGGCGACGGCGTGGCGGTGGTGTACTGCACGCGCAAGGGGGAGATCGCCACGGCGTTTCCCGACAACCCCAACGGGGCCCAGTTCGCCATCGCCGGGCTCACCAACCCAAAGGGAAACGTGCTCGCCATCATGCCGCACCCCGAGCGGGCGGCGTGGGCGCACCAGGTGCCGCGCCGCGTGGGTGGCATGTGGGGGCGCAGCCGCGACGGCGTGGGGACAAAGGAACTCTTCAGTCCGGGGCCGGGCCGCGGCTTCTTCGAGTCGCTGCGCAGGGCCCTGGTGTAA
- a CDS encoding T9SS type A sorting domain-containing protein, which translates to MRPAFVLSIILLSCAASSAAATWDPRFGGTKLGDPGFNDTVHAIARDGATVYVAGGFWGVWRWNGSSWTRVGTTFASTINDLAVTSNHDIYAGGFFSSINSSTGSIRANHIARWDGSDWGVLDVGGTVLSTGLNQEVHALATAPNGDDVYVGGNFTQAGGLARNYVARWDGSTFQMVGNNLFNNTVHEILVSGNDVYFGGEFTLPFTRVAHYNGSLFEFMNGGPNGRVYGLALYNGELYAAGSFTTVGTGPAAGVARWDGTNWHAVASSLASNFGVPLRSLLSSGGYLYLMGGFSAINGVPVNNVTRWNGFSWLPLSTGAAGAVYTAASVDGDVWFAGGFASVGAWPAHGIARWNGSGWGFGGASDVVRDIADDPNGLVVVVGDFLQAGDVPANRVARWDGNTWSKLGSGVDGSARCVVTSGSDIYVGGNFKKAGGNSASGVARWNGDTWSGLGYGVNGIPYDLALDGGDLYVAGTMTPVTTPYANLARWDGSAWNGVGNGTPNAATRCVVVHDGRVFVGGDFTAVGGTPANRIAVFDGSTWSAMGTGFDASVYGIAVNGDDVYAVGDFTVAGGSPGNRIARWNGTAWSQLGLGFNGGARTVRMAGTELLVGGEFSTANGVSTPYLARWNGIQWSGIGGGTNDRVLAMTVTTQGLYTGGFFRQAGSVPSDRIANWVELFPTTVASGPAATRLEQNIPNPFNPTTTIRYALDRTGPVTLRVYDVRGALVRTLVDAQQGAGPHEVEWDGRDDRGIAQASGTYFCRLETAGGHETRKMVLLK; encoded by the coding sequence ATGCGTCCCGCCTTCGTCCTGTCGATTATACTGTTGTCCTGCGCCGCTTCTTCCGCCGCCGCCACGTGGGACCCCCGCTTTGGCGGAACCAAGCTCGGCGATCCCGGGTTCAACGACACCGTCCATGCGATCGCGCGCGACGGTGCAACCGTCTACGTGGCGGGTGGCTTCTGGGGTGTATGGCGCTGGAACGGTTCGTCATGGACGCGCGTTGGAACAACGTTCGCTTCAACCATCAATGACCTGGCGGTCACCTCCAACCACGACATTTACGCGGGCGGGTTCTTCTCCTCGATAAACTCGTCCACCGGCAGCATTCGCGCCAACCATATCGCGCGTTGGGATGGCAGCGACTGGGGGGTGCTCGATGTCGGCGGGACTGTTCTCAGCACGGGGCTGAACCAGGAGGTTCATGCGCTGGCCACCGCGCCCAACGGAGACGACGTGTACGTGGGCGGCAACTTCACCCAGGCGGGCGGTCTCGCCCGGAACTACGTTGCGCGCTGGGACGGAAGCACCTTTCAAATGGTGGGGAACAACCTCTTCAACAACACCGTCCACGAGATCCTCGTTTCCGGAAACGATGTCTACTTTGGCGGCGAATTCACCCTGCCCTTCACCCGCGTCGCGCACTACAACGGCTCGTTGTTTGAGTTCATGAACGGCGGGCCCAACGGGCGCGTGTACGGACTGGCCCTTTACAATGGGGAACTCTATGCCGCGGGGAGCTTCACCACGGTAGGTACGGGGCCGGCTGCGGGTGTTGCTCGTTGGGACGGAACCAACTGGCACGCAGTTGCGTCGTCGCTCGCCAGCAACTTCGGTGTCCCACTGCGCTCGTTGCTGTCGAGTGGCGGCTATCTCTACCTCATGGGAGGTTTCTCGGCCATCAATGGCGTGCCGGTGAACAACGTGACGCGCTGGAACGGTTTCTCGTGGTTGCCGCTGTCGACGGGTGCCGCCGGTGCGGTTTACACGGCCGCGAGCGTGGACGGTGACGTCTGGTTTGCGGGCGGGTTCGCCAGTGTTGGCGCCTGGCCCGCGCACGGCATTGCGAGATGGAACGGCAGCGGCTGGGGATTCGGGGGCGCGAGTGACGTTGTGCGTGATATTGCCGACGACCCCAATGGTCTCGTGGTTGTTGTGGGCGATTTTCTGCAGGCGGGTGACGTGCCTGCCAATCGCGTCGCGCGCTGGGACGGCAACACGTGGTCCAAGCTTGGCAGCGGCGTGGATGGCAGTGCGCGATGCGTGGTTACCAGCGGCAGCGATATCTACGTCGGCGGCAACTTCAAGAAAGCGGGCGGTAATTCGGCGTCCGGGGTTGCGCGCTGGAACGGTGACACGTGGTCTGGGCTGGGCTACGGGGTCAACGGGATCCCCTACGACCTGGCGCTGGACGGCGGCGATCTGTATGTCGCCGGCACCATGACGCCCGTCACCACCCCGTACGCCAACCTCGCGCGTTGGGATGGCTCGGCGTGGAACGGGGTCGGCAACGGTACTCCCAACGCGGCCACGCGCTGCGTGGTGGTGCACGACGGGCGCGTGTTCGTGGGCGGGGATTTCACCGCTGTTGGCGGCACGCCCGCCAATCGCATCGCGGTCTTTGACGGCTCCACCTGGTCGGCCATGGGGACGGGATTCGACGCATCCGTGTACGGCATCGCGGTAAACGGTGATGACGTCTACGCGGTGGGTGACTTCACCGTCGCTGGTGGCTCGCCGGGCAACCGGATCGCGCGCTGGAACGGAACCGCGTGGTCGCAACTCGGCCTGGGTTTCAATGGCGGCGCGCGCACGGTGCGGATGGCGGGCACGGAACTGCTGGTGGGCGGCGAATTCTCCACCGCCAACGGTGTGTCCACGCCCTATCTCGCCCGCTGGAACGGAATCCAGTGGAGCGGCATCGGCGGCGGTACCAACGACCGGGTGCTGGCGATGACCGTCACCACCCAGGGGCTGTACACGGGCGGCTTCTTCCGCCAGGCGGGCTCGGTGCCGTCGGACCGCATCGCCAACTGGGTGGAGTTGTTCCCGACAACGGTCGCGTCCGGTCCCGCGGCGACGCGTCTCGAGCAGAACATCCCCAACCCATTCAACCCCACCACCACCATCCGCTATGCGCTGGACCGGACCGGTCCCGTGACGCTGCGCGTGTACGACGTTCGCGGCGCGCTGGTGCGCACACTGGTGGACGCCCAGCAGGGGGCCGGCCCGCACGAGGTGGAATGGGACGGGCGCGACGACCGCGGAATCGCACAGGCGAGCGGGACGTACTTCTGCCGGCTGGAGACGGCCGGCGGGCACGAAACACGCAAGATGGTGCTGCTCAAGTAG
- the purL gene encoding phosphoribosylformylglycinamidine synthase subunit PurL produces MIDPKDLVPADPNDAGAAKDFLKKNGVSLSPGEYARVCELLGRRPTIVELHMFNVMWSEHCSYKSSRWALKEYLPTDAPHVVLGPGEDAGIIRFCEAGGKSWCLVMAHESHNHPSQVLPVEGAATGIGGIVRDVYCMGADVIGVMDPLRFGDPDGPNAAHVRDIAFGVVEGIAQYGNALGVPNYGGETYFDASFDDNCLVNVVAFGIVEEGGIIRSRVPEEARHVPYDLILVGKPTDASGFGGAAFASERLDGSSAVEKQGAVQVPDPFVKRVLAEAIREMLKFARENKIPIGFKDLGAGGIACAFSEMPEASRFGARIDLDKVNKAFPDLLPEVIACSETQERFAIAVPTRVTRDILAIFNQKFEMPRLYTGAGAVHIGRVTDDYRFSITHQGRVVCEAAMDAVTSGISYRREQKEQRRSIKPGAHRRGAGVDGMKDALLTLLASVNIADKAAIYQHYDTEVQARAVIRPGEADAAVEIFVPGQPFGLAVAVGGHSRIGLLDPYAGGAWSVFEATRNVACVGALPLAVTDCLNFGDPEDPGVFNEFVECVKGIGDACRAMKLFGGDHPLPIVSGNVSLYNQSGTGDAIAPTPIVACAGRLDDASRARGFALKQVGSSLVLLGRLHEDLGGSEFERVFGNGGHAKAPVPDFAFELALVKALNAAFAKRLVLAAHDISLGGLLVTVAEMAIASEPFDIGASLDLRGASDLACFSEMGGVVIEAGEGSWEELKPLLDKHGVGYIEIGRTAADVGLKAALADGTFTATVNELRTAHTGRLAEILYG; encoded by the coding sequence ATGATCGACCCCAAAGACCTCGTCCCCGCCGATCCCAACGACGCGGGCGCGGCAAAAGACTTTCTCAAGAAGAACGGCGTGTCCCTCTCGCCCGGCGAGTACGCGCGCGTGTGCGAACTGCTCGGGCGCCGGCCCACCATCGTGGAACTCCACATGTTCAACGTGATGTGGAGCGAGCACTGCTCGTACAAGTCGTCGCGCTGGGCGCTCAAGGAGTACCTGCCCACCGACGCGCCCCACGTGGTGCTCGGCCCCGGCGAAGACGCCGGGATCATCCGTTTCTGCGAGGCGGGCGGGAAGTCCTGGTGCCTGGTTATGGCTCACGAGAGCCACAACCACCCATCGCAGGTGCTGCCGGTGGAGGGTGCCGCCACCGGCATCGGCGGCATCGTGCGCGACGTGTACTGCATGGGCGCGGATGTGATTGGCGTCATGGACCCGTTGCGCTTCGGCGATCCCGACGGCCCCAACGCCGCGCACGTGCGCGACATCGCCTTTGGTGTGGTGGAGGGGATCGCGCAGTACGGCAACGCGCTGGGTGTGCCCAACTACGGCGGCGAGACCTACTTCGACGCCTCCTTCGACGACAACTGCCTGGTCAACGTGGTCGCGTTCGGCATCGTGGAGGAGGGCGGCATCATCAGGAGCCGCGTGCCCGAAGAAGCGCGCCACGTGCCCTACGACCTCATCCTGGTGGGCAAGCCCACCGACGCCAGCGGCTTCGGCGGGGCGGCGTTTGCCTCGGAACGGCTCGATGGCTCCAGTGCAGTGGAAAAGCAGGGCGCGGTGCAGGTGCCGGATCCGTTTGTAAAGCGCGTGCTGGCGGAAGCCATCCGCGAGATGCTCAAGTTTGCGCGCGAGAACAAGATTCCCATCGGCTTCAAGGATCTCGGCGCCGGCGGCATCGCGTGTGCGTTCTCGGAGATGCCGGAGGCGAGCCGCTTCGGCGCCCGCATCGACCTGGACAAGGTCAACAAGGCCTTCCCGGACCTGTTGCCGGAGGTGATTGCCTGCTCGGAGACGCAGGAGCGCTTCGCCATCGCTGTGCCCACGCGGGTCACCCGCGACATCCTGGCCATCTTCAACCAGAAGTTCGAGATGCCGCGCCTGTACACCGGCGCGGGTGCGGTGCACATTGGCCGCGTGACCGACGACTACCGCTTCAGCATCACCCATCAGGGCCGCGTGGTGTGCGAGGCGGCCATGGACGCGGTGACATCGGGAATCTCCTACCGCCGCGAACAGAAGGAACAGCGTCGCTCCATCAAGCCGGGCGCGCACCGGCGGGGCGCGGGGGTGGATGGAATGAAGGACGCACTGCTCACGTTGCTGGCCAGCGTGAACATCGCCGACAAGGCGGCCATCTACCAGCACTACGACACCGAGGTGCAGGCGCGCGCGGTCATCCGCCCCGGCGAGGCCGACGCGGCGGTGGAGATCTTCGTGCCCGGGCAGCCGTTTGGGCTGGCGGTGGCGGTGGGCGGTCACTCGCGGATCGGCCTCCTGGACCCCTACGCGGGCGGTGCGTGGTCGGTGTTCGAGGCCACGCGCAACGTGGCCTGCGTGGGCGCGCTTCCGCTGGCGGTCACCGACTGCCTCAACTTCGGTGATCCCGAGGATCCCGGCGTCTTCAACGAGTTCGTCGAGTGCGTCAAGGGAATCGGCGATGCCTGCCGCGCGATGAAGCTGTTCGGCGGCGATCACCCGCTGCCCATCGTGTCCGGCAACGTGTCGCTCTACAACCAGAGTGGAACCGGCGACGCCATCGCGCCCACACCCATCGTCGCCTGCGCCGGGCGCCTGGACGACGCCTCGCGCGCGCGCGGGTTCGCGCTCAAGCAGGTGGGGTCGAGCCTGGTGCTGCTGGGCAGGCTGCACGAGGACCTGGGCGGTTCGGAATTCGAGCGCGTGTTCGGCAACGGCGGGCACGCAAAGGCGCCGGTGCCCGACTTTGCCTTCGAGCTTGCGCTGGTGAAAGCGCTCAACGCCGCCTTCGCCAAACGCCTCGTGCTGGCCGCGCACGACATCTCGCTGGGCGGTCTCTTGGTGACGGTGGCGGAGATGGCCATCGCCAGCGAGCCCTTCGACATCGGCGCGTCGCTGGACCTGCGCGGCGCAAGCGATCTGGCGTGTTTCTCCGAGATGGGTGGCGTGGTGATCGAGGCCGGCGAGGGGTCGTGGGAGGAACTCAAGCCCCTGCTCGACAAGCACGGCGTCGGGTATATCGAAATCGGCAGGACCGCCGCGGACGTGGGCCTCAAGGCCGCGCTGGCGGATGGCACCTTTACCGCAACCGTGAACGAACTGCGCACCGCCCACACGGGACGGCTCGCCGAGATCCTCTACGGGTAG